From one Azospirillum ramasamyi genomic stretch:
- a CDS encoding RNA polymerase sigma factor — translation MQANLVRGRCAEGPGSAGRTAKVVGAAVANGIEGGIVSPMANHVATTLSHRMRGPAPVEPVAFGAEAVGRTRSDRAPTYTDLNPTDARNGRAATNGAQNAAAQTETHLNAHAEAIEAEAGSDAAKSDAAGMDAARIDEAGIGGAHLDPADATSADDEFRPDPNAPPDPAVIRQIEEEIPRLRRFARAMVRDATLADDLVQECLERALSRLHLWRPGTNLRAWLFTILRNLHINGVRRRQPVVDIDAEAQAAIGAAPGSQFVRMELRDLRRALALLPNEQREVVLLIGLEGISYNEAADILGISIGTVKSRLSRGRRALRLLMEGRDPGEDADA, via the coding sequence ATGCAAGCAAACCTCGTCCGGGGCCGTTGCGCCGAAGGCCCCGGCAGTGCCGGAAGAACCGCGAAAGTGGTCGGTGCGGCTGTGGCGAACGGCATTGAAGGAGGCATCGTTTCACCGATGGCGAACCACGTCGCGACCACCTTGAGCCACCGAATGCGCGGCCCGGCCCCGGTCGAGCCTGTAGCCTTCGGCGCCGAGGCCGTCGGCCGGACCCGTTCGGACCGCGCACCGACGTACACTGACCTGAACCCCACCGATGCCCGTAACGGCCGTGCCGCCACCAATGGCGCGCAGAATGCCGCGGCTCAGACGGAGACCCATTTGAACGCTCATGCCGAGGCTATCGAGGCCGAAGCCGGAAGCGATGCGGCCAAGAGCGACGCAGCCGGGATGGACGCGGCCAGGATCGACGAGGCCGGGATTGGCGGGGCCCACCTCGACCCAGCCGACGCCACGTCCGCCGACGACGAATTCCGTCCCGATCCCAATGCGCCGCCGGACCCGGCGGTGATCCGGCAGATCGAAGAGGAAATCCCGCGTCTGCGCCGTTTCGCCCGCGCCATGGTGCGCGATGCCACGCTGGCCGACGATCTGGTCCAGGAATGCCTTGAACGCGCGCTGTCCCGCCTGCATCTGTGGCGCCCCGGCACCAACCTGCGCGCCTGGCTGTTCACCATCCTGCGCAATCTGCACATCAACGGCGTCCGCCGCCGCCAGCCGGTGGTCGACATCGACGCCGAAGCGCAGGCCGCCATCGGCGCGGCACCGGGGTCGCAATTCGTGCGGATGGAACTGCGCGACCTGCGCCGCGCGCTCGCCCTGCTGCCGAACGAACAGCGGGAGGTCGTGCTGCTGATCGGCCTGGAAGGGATTTCCTACAACGAGGCGGCCGATATCCTCGGCATTTCGATCGGCACGGTGAAGTCGCGCCTGTCACGCGGCCGCCGCGCGCTCCGCCTCCTGATGGAAGGCCGCGATCCCGGGGAGGACGCCGACGCCTGA
- the metZ gene encoding O-succinylhomoserine sulfhydrylase, translating to MSRTDHRNPNVSGLRPRSKLVHGGIRRSQFDETCEALYQTSGFVYGSAEEAENAFANDGARHVYSRFRNPTSAMFEDRLAEYEGAEWAYATSSGMAAVHGALMSGLRTGDRVVAPRALFISCYWVLKELCSRFGIETVFVDGTNLAEWEEALSKPTKAVFLETPSNPGLEVVDLRAVCDLAHKAGAVVVADNAFATPVLQRPFDFGADVIIYSATKHIDGQGRCLGGVILAKDKKYASEVIHPFLRNTGPTISPFNSWLLLKGMETLELRVHAQSAAALQVAEFLESHPKVAQVLYPLLPSHPQYDLVRKQMTGGGNMLSIFLKGGKAEAFNALNGLRMVMISNNLGDSKSLITHPATTTHSKLTDGEKVAARIEPGLLRLSVGLEDPQDIIEDLDRALAEA from the coding sequence ATGTCGCGCACCGATCATCGCAATCCGAACGTTTCGGGCCTGCGCCCGCGGTCCAAACTGGTCCATGGCGGCATCCGCCGTTCGCAATTCGACGAGACCTGCGAGGCGCTGTACCAGACCTCCGGCTTCGTCTACGGCTCGGCCGAGGAGGCGGAGAACGCCTTCGCCAACGACGGCGCGCGCCACGTCTATTCGCGCTTCCGCAACCCGACCTCGGCGATGTTCGAGGACCGGCTGGCCGAGTATGAGGGAGCGGAATGGGCCTATGCCACGTCCAGCGGCATGGCGGCGGTGCATGGCGCGCTGATGAGCGGGCTGCGCACCGGCGACCGGGTGGTGGCGCCGCGGGCGCTCTTCATCTCCTGCTACTGGGTCCTCAAGGAGCTGTGCAGCCGCTTCGGTATCGAAACGGTGTTCGTCGACGGCACCAATCTGGCGGAGTGGGAAGAGGCGCTGTCCAAGCCGACCAAGGCGGTCTTCCTGGAAACCCCGTCCAACCCCGGCCTGGAGGTCGTCGACCTGCGGGCGGTCTGCGATCTCGCCCACAAGGCCGGTGCGGTCGTCGTCGCCGACAACGCCTTCGCGACGCCGGTGCTTCAGCGTCCCTTCGACTTCGGCGCCGATGTCATCATCTATTCGGCGACCAAGCACATCGACGGCCAAGGCCGCTGTCTGGGCGGCGTCATCCTGGCCAAGGACAAGAAATACGCCTCGGAAGTGATCCATCCCTTCCTGCGCAACACCGGCCCGACCATCTCCCCCTTCAATTCCTGGCTGCTGCTGAAGGGGATGGAGACGCTGGAACTGCGCGTGCATGCCCAGTCGGCGGCGGCGCTGCAGGTGGCGGAATTCCTGGAAAGCCATCCGAAGGTCGCCCAGGTGCTCTATCCGCTGCTGCCCAGCCACCCGCAGTATGATCTCGTGCGCAAGCAGATGACCGGCGGCGGCAACATGCTGTCGATCTTCCTGAAGGGAGGCAAGGCCGAGGCGTTCAATGCCCTGAACGGCCTGCGGATGGTGATGATCTCCAACAATCTGGGCGATTCCAAGAGCCTGATCACCCACCCCGCAACCACCACCCATTCCAAGCTGACCGACGGGGAAAAGGTCGCCGCCCGGATCGAACCCGGCCTGCTGCGCCTGTCCGTTGGTCTAGAGGATCCCCAGGACATCATCGAAGATCTCGACCGCGCGCTCGCCGAGGCGTAA
- a CDS encoding cation diffusion facilitator family transporter yields MPHGHTHGGHTHGTHPHGTHDHGGHHHGPARYDRSFALGALLNIGFVMVEAVYGLLANSTALLADAGHNLSDVMGLLLAWGAVWLGRRLPRGRYTYGFGNASILASLLNAMILLIAVGAILMEAATRLVQPEPVAETTVMVVAVIGIVINGWTAWLFFGGQKQDINLRGAYLHMAADAAVSAGVVVSALAIRFTGWLWLDPMTSVVIALVIIAGTWGLLRDSVRLAMNAVPDGIDRAGVERYLAGLPGVAAVHDLHIWPISTTETALTAHLVRPGKNQDDALLLEISSVLKDRFGIGHATIQVEQDGSCCRLAPVDVV; encoded by the coding sequence ATGCCGCATGGACACACCCACGGCGGCCATACCCACGGTACCCATCCCCATGGAACCCATGACCATGGTGGCCATCATCACGGTCCTGCCCGCTACGACCGCTCCTTCGCCCTGGGTGCGCTGCTGAACATCGGCTTCGTGATGGTGGAGGCGGTCTATGGCCTGCTTGCCAACTCCACCGCTCTGCTGGCCGATGCCGGGCATAACCTCAGCGACGTGATGGGGTTGCTGCTGGCCTGGGGGGCGGTATGGCTGGGACGGCGGCTGCCGAGGGGGCGCTATACGTACGGCTTTGGGAACGCTTCGATCCTGGCGTCGCTGCTGAACGCGATGATCCTGCTGATCGCCGTCGGCGCCATCCTGATGGAGGCGGCGACCCGGCTGGTGCAGCCCGAACCGGTGGCCGAGACCACGGTGATGGTGGTGGCGGTGATCGGCATCGTCATCAACGGCTGGACCGCCTGGCTTTTCTTCGGCGGACAGAAGCAGGACATCAACCTGCGCGGCGCCTACCTGCACATGGCGGCGGACGCGGCGGTGTCCGCCGGCGTGGTGGTGTCGGCGCTGGCCATCCGCTTCACCGGCTGGCTCTGGCTGGACCCGATGACCAGCGTCGTCATCGCGCTGGTGATCATCGCCGGCACCTGGGGATTGCTGCGCGATTCGGTGCGGCTGGCGATGAATGCGGTGCCCGACGGCATCGACCGGGCAGGGGTGGAGCGCTATCTGGCCGGACTGCCGGGCGTCGCCGCGGTGCATGACCTGCACATCTGGCCGATCAGCACGACGGAGACCGCGCTGACAGCCCATCTCGTCCGTCCCGGCAAGAACCAGGACGACGCGCTGCTGCTGGAAATCTCGTCGGTGCTGAAGGACCGCTTCGGCATCGGCCACGCCACCATCCAGGTGGAACAGGACGGCAGCTGCTGCCGCCTTGCTCCGGTGGATGTGGTCTGA
- a CDS encoding class I SAM-dependent methyltransferase, with translation MTATPLSDSVNPNPVKPDAARERDRWTASADAWDRWADPMADLADKLNRPLLDAAGLAEGDRLLDLASGAGEPALSAARRAGPGGLVVGSDLVPGMMAGAVRRSRGVDGPAPAFTAADMTALPFADAAFDRVTCRFGIMFVPAVEAALREVRRVLRPGGKAAFMVWGPRAGNGLFAEIGDVVAAHLGEDGSLDPLFRFAEPGLLADAMRGSGFEQSAETDLTPVRKAPAGQPFWRAALDMSFGHRLGGLDRERRGALEADIARRFDAQAVDGIVPVPSHARIVVGW, from the coding sequence TTGACCGCGACACCGCTTTCCGATTCCGTCAATCCCAACCCCGTGAAGCCAGACGCCGCCCGCGAGCGCGACCGCTGGACCGCCAGCGCCGATGCCTGGGACCGCTGGGCCGACCCGATGGCCGATCTGGCCGACAAGTTGAACCGTCCGCTGCTGGACGCCGCCGGATTGGCGGAGGGCGACCGGCTGCTCGACCTTGCGTCCGGTGCGGGAGAGCCGGCGCTGAGCGCCGCGCGCCGGGCCGGGCCGGGCGGTCTGGTGGTCGGCAGCGATCTCGTTCCCGGCATGATGGCCGGTGCGGTGCGCCGTTCCCGCGGCGTCGATGGGCCGGCACCCGCCTTCACCGCGGCGGACATGACCGCCCTGCCCTTCGCAGATGCCGCCTTCGACCGCGTGACCTGCCGCTTCGGGATCATGTTCGTGCCGGCGGTGGAGGCCGCCCTGCGCGAGGTCCGTCGCGTGCTGCGCCCCGGCGGCAAGGCCGCCTTCATGGTCTGGGGGCCGCGCGCCGGCAATGGCCTGTTCGCCGAGATCGGCGATGTCGTGGCCGCCCATCTGGGCGAGGATGGCAGCCTTGACCCTCTGTTTCGCTTTGCCGAGCCCGGATTGCTCGCCGATGCGATGCGGGGCTCGGGATTTGAGCAGAGCGCCGAGACCGACCTGACCCCGGTCCGCAAGGCGCCGGCCGGCCAGCCCTTCTGGCGCGCCGCCCTGGACATGAGCTTCGGCCACCGGCTGGGCGGCCTGGACAGGGAACGGCGCGGCGCGCTGGAGGCCGACATCGCGCGGCGGTTCGATGCGCAGGCGGTGGACGGCATCGTGCCGGTACCGTCTCATGCGCGGATCGTGGTGGGCTGGTAA
- a CDS encoding transglycosylase SLT domain-containing protein yields the protein MEHHTNLCGTPSALRASATHRRTRRQFSSRARIAALAAALMLPGLLAAVPAQANVAERTVVALEALANKGSVRAQYELAQHYERGNGVKSDARLALSLYCRAARQDYADAALMAGRMHMAGVGGVSKNAELGRAWLRKAAALGSEQAERLVGSVSGNVKTPDRCEPPNLRWGIIRKPPAEIRAMVQKMAPTYGLDPDLVLAIIAVESGYRVDVVSHKNAQGLMQLIPETAERFGVTNPFDAEQNLRGGMKYLRWLLAYFDGNVTHALAGYNAGEGAVLQHKGIPPYRETQDYVVKIRSIYAQSYHPFNRGIVQSAGLESTAREEVAELSLSTRARSGGKR from the coding sequence GTGGAACACCACACGAACCTTTGCGGTACGCCGTCCGCGCTTCGTGCATCCGCAACCCATCGGCGCACCCGCCGGCAGTTCTCCAGCCGTGCGCGCATCGCTGCGCTGGCCGCCGCCCTGATGCTTCCCGGCCTGCTGGCTGCCGTTCCCGCCCAGGCCAACGTCGCGGAGAGGACCGTCGTGGCGCTGGAAGCGCTCGCCAACAAAGGCAGCGTCCGGGCCCAATATGAACTGGCGCAGCATTACGAACGGGGCAACGGGGTCAAGAGCGACGCACGGTTGGCATTATCGCTCTATTGCCGCGCGGCCCGTCAGGATTATGCCGATGCGGCACTGATGGCCGGGCGTATGCACATGGCCGGCGTGGGCGGCGTCAGCAAGAATGCCGAGCTTGGCCGCGCCTGGTTGCGGAAGGCCGCCGCATTGGGCAGCGAACAGGCGGAACGGCTGGTCGGCAGCGTCAGCGGCAACGTGAAGACTCCGGACCGCTGCGAACCGCCCAACCTGCGCTGGGGCATCATCCGAAAGCCGCCCGCCGAAATCCGCGCCATGGTGCAGAAGATGGCACCCACCTACGGCCTCGACCCCGATCTCGTTCTGGCGATCATCGCGGTGGAGTCCGGCTATCGCGTCGACGTGGTGTCGCACAAGAACGCCCAGGGGCTGATGCAGCTGATCCCGGAGACGGCGGAACGCTTCGGCGTCACCAACCCGTTCGACGCGGAACAGAACCTGCGCGGCGGCATGAAGTACCTGCGCTGGCTGCTGGCCTATTTCGACGGCAACGTGACCCATGCTCTGGCCGGCTACAATGCCGGAGAGGGGGCGGTCCTGCAGCACAAGGGCATCCCGCCCTACCGCGAGACACAGGATTACGTCGTCAAGATCCGCAGCATCTACGCGCAGAGCTATCACCCCTTCAACCGCGGAATCGTGCAGTCCGCCGGACTGGAAAGCACCGCGCGAGAGGAGGTTGCGGAGCTGTCCCTTTCGACCAGGGCGCGCAGCGGCGGAAAGCGCTGA
- a CDS encoding phasin family protein, with the protein MARQNAGNGHPTDRLMAVAGQLTKTGLRSSEMGVAAAQTIGYRTAMMAAAMSNPIDFANPEFIRMGSEKVEAAVEAFHAVATGINEFGQAWFTMVTKQTQAAAVTIGGLAACKNPVEIVDVQQRLLADAVDAGIHANLRLIEATAALAAAGMNPAYRKVRANARRLAREQA; encoded by the coding sequence ATGGCACGACAGAACGCCGGCAACGGCCATCCCACCGACAGGCTCATGGCGGTGGCGGGCCAGCTGACAAAAACCGGCCTTCGCAGTAGCGAAATGGGCGTTGCGGCCGCGCAGACCATCGGCTACCGCACCGCGATGATGGCGGCGGCGATGTCGAACCCCATCGACTTCGCCAACCCCGAATTCATCCGCATGGGGTCCGAGAAGGTCGAGGCGGCGGTTGAGGCTTTTCACGCCGTCGCCACCGGCATCAACGAGTTCGGGCAGGCCTGGTTCACCATGGTGACGAAGCAGACCCAGGCGGCTGCCGTCACCATCGGCGGCCTTGCCGCGTGCAAGAATCCGGTCGAGATCGTCGACGTCCAGCAGCGCCTGCTGGCCGACGCGGTCGATGCCGGCATCCATGCCAACCTGCGCCTGATCGAGGCGACGGCCGCGCTGGCCGCCGCCGGCATGAACCCCGCGTACCGCAAGGTGCGGGCGAACGCCCGCCGCCTCGCCCGCGAACAGGCCTGA
- a CDS encoding DUF1328 domain-containing protein, whose translation MLYWALVFFVIALIAGALGFGGIASASSGIAQILFFLFLVLFAISLIMGLVRRR comes from the coding sequence ATGCTCTATTGGGCTCTTGTTTTCTTCGTCATCGCGCTGATCGCCGGCGCGCTCGGGTTCGGCGGGATCGCGTCGGCCAGCTCCGGCATCGCGCAGATCCTGTTCTTCCTGTTCCTGGTGCTGTTCGCCATCAGCCTGATCATGGGTCTGGTCCGGCGACGGTAG
- a CDS encoding Lrp/AsnC ligand binding domain-containing protein, producing MQTIFVMVKCDLGKAYEVADQAVQLIEQVSEVHSISGQYDLLMKCYLKQDDDIGRFVTEHVQTLPGVRDTFTLIAYKAFA from the coding sequence GTGCAGACCATCTTCGTCATGGTCAAATGCGATCTCGGCAAGGCCTATGAGGTCGCCGATCAGGCCGTGCAGCTGATCGAACAGGTCTCGGAGGTGCATTCGATCTCCGGCCAGTACGATCTGCTGATGAAGTGCTATCTGAAGCAGGATGACGACATCGGCCGCTTCGTGACCGAGCATGTCCAGACCCTGCCGGGGGTGCGCGACACCTTTACGCTGATCGCCTACAAGGCCTTCGCCTGA
- a CDS encoding bZIP transcription factor, which translates to MDWFTGISIVAIAAGVTISLVVLVAVGSIRRSLNEASARQSQQIRKLTETVATLSAQNQAAQTRIQQLTDANRKMSDELTALGERLSDADTVQRVAGTARLLH; encoded by the coding sequence ATGGACTGGTTCACCGGGATCAGCATCGTCGCCATTGCGGCCGGCGTGACCATCAGCCTTGTCGTGCTGGTGGCCGTCGGATCGATCCGCCGCAGCCTGAACGAGGCGTCGGCGCGCCAGTCCCAGCAAATCCGCAAGCTGACGGAGACGGTGGCGACGCTGTCTGCGCAGAATCAGGCGGCGCAGACCCGCATCCAGCAACTGACCGACGCCAACCGCAAGATGTCCGACGAGCTGACGGCTCTCGGCGAGCGGCTGAGCGATGCCGACACGGTCCAGCGCGTGGCCGGCACGGCGAGGCTTCTTCATTGA
- a CDS encoding YjbH domain-containing protein: MRKLAIIILATAFPVLADDGRSSLSDWGGVGLLQMPNARMAPDGSMSGGLTALGDLHRHYAISAQPLPWLEVTARNSAYPSYYGLSEPGLDLKLRLRREDERGPALVVGGRDVTGSGLDLPGKGRFAGEYVALSRRWWDVDLTVGMGWGTLGEAGHLRNPLRFLGGRFRRDRDPSAWPTSRGPRAWFSGERVALFGGAEWHMPAVGPLEGLSLKLESSGDRFRAQRQDEPGFDPGSRYSLGLSWRPASWADLGAAYEQGRRLMLRLSIRFDPAVDADRSHPPPPVIGPRPSEGAALSAEAIALVARSRGLPARSVRIDGEMATLWLDPAGGGRLPLAREVGDAARLLADLAPPQVERLRVVTGAAGIESAATTLLRRDLERATGHRGSPEEIWRTTAVEPSAGPPPDWRPRLDLSTRLVATFDLAELGTALAQRTHTDVMLRGEPMRGLVLGGGLRIDAGSELTLLDTNALPAPHPVRSDLPRYVERPLSLDHAYAAWLASPVDGLTTRLSLGQLEEMYGGFGAEALYQPLAARWAIGLDLNRVWKRRPDSLFGIDDGDARGTGHASLYWEAPGADTTTALRLGRYLGGDWGGTVEVMRRFDGGIGLTANATWTEGPDGGQSRFGGRMDWGLALVVPIGASAWMPVGGTVETAVRTLGRDAGQRLRQPLPLYDQRVPGGYGRLAGTWSRLSN; encoded by the coding sequence GTGCGCAAACTCGCCATCATCATCCTCGCAACCGCCTTTCCAGTCCTTGCCGACGACGGGCGATCCAGCCTGTCCGACTGGGGCGGGGTCGGGCTTTTGCAGATGCCGAATGCGCGGATGGCGCCAGACGGATCGATGAGCGGCGGTTTGACGGCGCTCGGCGACCTGCACCGTCACTATGCCATCTCCGCGCAGCCGTTGCCCTGGCTGGAGGTCACGGCGCGCAACAGCGCCTATCCCAGCTATTACGGCCTCAGCGAACCCGGCCTTGACCTCAAGCTTCGCCTGCGGCGGGAGGACGAACGCGGGCCGGCGCTGGTGGTCGGCGGGCGGGACGTAACCGGGTCCGGGCTCGACCTGCCGGGCAAGGGGCGCTTTGCCGGCGAGTACGTCGCCCTGTCGCGCCGCTGGTGGGATGTGGACCTTACGGTCGGCATGGGGTGGGGAACGTTGGGCGAGGCCGGGCATCTGCGCAATCCGCTGCGCTTTCTGGGCGGCCGGTTCCGTCGCGACCGCGATCCCTCGGCCTGGCCGACCAGCCGCGGGCCGCGGGCATGGTTCAGCGGTGAGCGGGTGGCCCTGTTCGGCGGAGCGGAATGGCACATGCCGGCCGTGGGGCCGCTGGAAGGGCTGAGCCTGAAGCTGGAATCGTCCGGCGACCGCTTCCGGGCGCAACGGCAGGACGAGCCCGGCTTCGATCCCGGCAGCCGCTACAGCCTCGGCCTGTCCTGGCGTCCGGCCTCCTGGGCAGATCTGGGTGCCGCCTATGAGCAGGGGCGGCGCTTGATGCTGCGCCTGTCGATCCGCTTCGATCCGGCTGTGGATGCCGACCGCTCTCACCCCCCTCCCCCCGTGATCGGGCCGCGGCCATCCGAAGGGGCGGCGCTGTCGGCGGAGGCCATCGCGCTGGTCGCCCGCAGCCGCGGATTGCCCGCCCGGTCGGTCCGCATCGACGGCGAGATGGCGACCCTCTGGCTCGACCCGGCCGGCGGCGGGCGGCTGCCGCTGGCCCGCGAGGTGGGGGACGCGGCACGGCTGCTCGCCGATCTCGCCCCGCCACAGGTGGAGAGGTTGCGCGTGGTCACCGGTGCGGCTGGGATCGAGAGCGCCGCCACGACCCTGCTGCGCCGCGATCTGGAGCGGGCCACCGGTCATCGCGGCAGTCCCGAGGAGATCTGGCGCACCACCGCCGTAGAGCCGTCCGCCGGCCCGCCGCCGGACTGGCGCCCAAGGCTCGACCTGTCGACGCGGCTGGTCGCGACCTTCGATCTGGCGGAACTTGGAACCGCACTGGCCCAGCGTACCCACACCGATGTGATGCTGCGCGGCGAGCCGATGCGCGGGCTGGTGCTGGGCGGCGGCCTGCGCATCGATGCCGGTAGCGAGCTGACGCTTCTCGACACCAACGCCCTGCCGGCCCCCCATCCGGTGCGCAGCGACCTGCCGCGTTATGTGGAACGGCCGCTGTCGCTCGACCATGCCTATGCGGCGTGGCTCGCCAGCCCGGTGGACGGGCTGACCACCCGGCTGTCGCTGGGCCAGCTTGAGGAGATGTATGGCGGGTTCGGGGCGGAGGCCCTGTACCAGCCGCTGGCCGCCCGCTGGGCCATCGGCCTAGACCTCAATCGGGTCTGGAAGCGGCGGCCGGACAGTCTGTTCGGCATCGACGACGGCGATGCGCGCGGCACCGGCCACGCCAGCCTCTATTGGGAAGCGCCGGGGGCGGACACCACGACCGCATTGCGGCTAGGGCGCTATCTGGGCGGCGACTGGGGCGGAACGGTGGAGGTGATGCGGCGCTTCGACGGCGGCATCGGGCTGACCGCCAACGCCACCTGGACCGAGGGGCCGGACGGCGGCCAAAGCCGGTTCGGCGGGCGGATGGACTGGGGTCTTGCGCTGGTGGTGCCGATCGGGGCATCGGCCTGGATGCCGGTCGGCGGCACCGTCGAGACGGCGGTTCGAACACTGGGGCGCGATGCGGGACAGCGCCTGCGGCAGCCGCTGCCGCTCTACGACCAGCGGGTGCCGGGAGGCTATGGCCGCCTCGCCGGCACATGGTCCCGCCTGTCGAACTGA
- a CDS encoding OsmC family protein, translating to MKARVTWVDGKMFVGESGSGHAVVMDGAPESGGRNAGIRPMEMLLIGMGGCTCFDVVMILEKGRQQITDCVAAIEAERADTDPKVFTKIHVHFTVTGRKLDPAKVERAIALSAEKYCSASIMLGQTATITHDFEVVEAP from the coding sequence ATGAAGGCGCGCGTCACCTGGGTGGACGGCAAGATGTTCGTCGGCGAATCCGGCAGCGGCCATGCCGTGGTGATGGATGGTGCGCCCGAATCCGGCGGCCGCAACGCCGGCATCCGCCCGATGGAAATGCTGCTGATCGGAATGGGCGGCTGCACCTGCTTCGATGTCGTGATGATCCTGGAAAAGGGCCGCCAGCAGATCACCGATTGCGTCGCCGCAATCGAGGCCGAGCGGGCGGACACCGATCCCAAGGTTTTCACCAAGATTCATGTTCATTTCACGGTGACCGGCCGCAAGCTGGATCCGGCCAAGGTGGAGCGCGCCATCGCGCTGTCGGCGGAAAAATACTGCTCCGCCTCCATCATGCTGGGCCAGACCGCAACCATTACCCACGATTTCGAGGTGGTCGAAGCGCCGTAA